In Tachysurus vachellii isolate PV-2020 chromosome 1, HZAU_Pvac_v1, whole genome shotgun sequence, a genomic segment contains:
- the LOC132843292 gene encoding semaphorin-4E-like encodes MLFFLVLSFWVPAALTLGQVWPLNSTPRKTVTLNNRGHVFQEEGVWNYTTMLLMEDEGVLILGAREAIFALDLNNITHKKAMVKWSVTSEMQRTCIFKGKTQTECHNYIRILHKMSKDTMFVCGTNALNPTCDIMSYKDGKLTLEGKQQDGKGKCPFDPFERYASEFVDGKLYSATSIDLLDSKPVVMRSLDDSIGTEILTSWLNEPSFIGMKHVAEGDDNPEGDDDKIYLFFNERAVEYDAYSKMEVSRVARVCKGDVGGLRTLQKKWTSFLKTHLDCPVLQTRLPLLIQDVFLFCPDTWKTCMFYGVFTPQGEMPEYSAVCAYRIQDIREVFSKGKFKTLYRDNLYDKWVTYNRPVPDPRPGACINSKTREKGFSKSLDLPDETLQFIKDNPLMDQAVKPSEQPLLVKKGAVFTRIVVASTTALDGSSHQVMFIGTASGSVLKAVNYDGKMVIIEEVQLFKQSDPVKILQLSITLGQLYAGSEEATVQMSLSTCDHYASCMDCVLARDPYCGWDLSAERCIAIKNIHPDTHSEVVQSLRDGNAARCPAVESTTIIKTFYPGIEVRLLCQPGSNLARVQWSVNNHTIQNSNKYHIHHNNLLILEASDSDAGFYTCTAVESSNGKDYVIQNATYELRLGDFMGHPLIQLQAIVKQKSLLALMILVIILSLILLALVVWTIYKGHCAVQRSLEKAEGSPQCVSGCKTYSQLQALHINIESKIQVDGSKLDTSVSCSSIPNSCSHMDFSRSCSRHNCFN; translated from the exons ATGCTGTTCTTCCTTGTCCTGTCTTTTTGGGTTCCAGCTGCATTGACTTTGGGCCAGGTTTGGCCATTGAACAGCACACCACGGAAAACAGTTACTCTGA ATAACAGAGGTCATGTCTTTCAAGAGGAGGGAGTGTGGAATTACACCACCATGCTCCTGATGGAAGACGAGGGTGTGCTCATCCTGGGAGCTCGAGAGGCCATCTTTGCCCTGGACCtcaacaacatcacacacaagaaGGCTATG GTTAAGTGGTCGGTGACTTCAGAGATGCAGCGCACTTGTATTTTTAAAGGGAAAACACAG ACTGAGTGTCATAACTACATCCGGATCCTTCATAAAATGTCGAAGGACACTATGTTTGTTTGTGGTACCAACGCTTTAAATCCAACCTGTGATATTATG TCTTATAAAGACGGCAAGCTGACTCTCGAAGGTAAACAACAAGATGGGAAAGGAAAGTGTCCATTTGATCCTTTCGAGAGATACGCCTCTGAATTTGTCG ATGGAAAGCTGTACTCTGCTACGTCTATTGATTTGCTGGACTCAAAACCGGTTGTGATGCGAAGCTTAGATGACAGCATAGGAACTGAAATCCTGACTTCATGGCTTAATG AGCCCAGTTTCATTGGCATGAAGCATGTGGCTGAGGGAGATGACAACCCAGAGGGGGATGATGACAAGATTTaccttttctttaatgaaagaGCTGTGGAGTACGATGCCTACAGTAAGATGGAGGTGTCCAGGGTGGCCCGTGTTTGTAAG GGGGATGTGGGAGGACTGCGGACATTGCAGAAGAAGTGGACGTCATTTCTAAAGACTCACCTGGACTGTCCTGTCCTTCAAACCAGACTACCACTTCTCATACAGGATGTGTTCCTCTTCTGCCCAGACACCTGGAAAACCTGTATGTTCTACGGTGTCTTCACTCCTCAAGG GGAAATGCCGGAGTACTCAGCAGTGTGTGCCTACAGGATACAGGACATCAGGGAAGTCTTCTCTAAAGGCAAATTCAAAACGCTATACAGAGATAATTTATATGACAAATGGGTGACATACAACAGACCTGTGCCTGACCCTCGTCCCGGAGCT tgtattaacagtaaaacaagGGAGAAAGGGTTTTCAAAGTCTTTGGACCTCCCTGATGAAACCCTTCAGTTCATCAAAGACAACCCACTTATGGATCAGGCAGTGAAGCCTTCTGAGCAGCCCCTACTGGTGAAGAAAGGAGCTGTGTTTACGCGTATAGTGGTGGCCAGCACTACTGCCCTGGATGGGAGCAGCCATCAGGTCATGTTTATTGGCAcag CAAGCGGTTCAGTGCTGAAAGCAGTCAACTATGATGGAAAGATGGTGATAATAGAGGAGGTGCAGCTCTTTAAGCAGTCTGACCCAGTAAAGATATTGCAGCTCTCTATCACCCTG GGTCAGCTGTATGCAGGCTCAGAGGAAGCAACAGTGCAGATGTCGCTTAGTACATGTGACCATTACGCTTCCTGTATGGACTGTGTGCTGGCCAGAGACCCGTACTGTGGCTGGGACCTCAGCGCTGAACGCTGCATTGctataaaaaacattcatccaGATACACACAG TGAGGTGGTTCAGAGTCTGAGAGATGGAAATGCTGCACGTTGTCCTGCAGTCG AAAGTACTACGATCATTAAAACCTTCTATCCTGGTATCGAGGTCAGGTTGCTGTGCCAGCCAGGATCAAACCTGGCCCGAGTGCAGTGGAGCGTAAACAATCACACAATTCAAAACTCCAACAAGTACCACATTCATCACAACAACCTGTTGATCCTCGAAGCCTCGGACAGCGACGCCggattctacacctgcaccgCTGTAGAGTCCTCCAATGGTAAAGACTATGTCATCCAAAATGCTACATATGAGCTGAGGCTGGGGGACTTCATGGGGCATCCTTTGATTCAGCTGCAGGCCATTGTAAAGCAGAAATCTCTCTTGGCCCTCATGATCCTGGTCATCATACTATCACTGATATTATTAGCTCTTGTGGTATGGACCATCTACAAAGGGCATTGTGCCGTCCAGAGAAGCTTGGAAAAAGCTGAGGGAAGTCCACAGTGTGTGTCTGGCT GTAAAACGTACAGCCAGCTGCAGGCACTGCACATCAACATAGAGAGTAAGATCCAGGTCGATGGCTCAAAGCTGGACACCAGTGTCTCCTGCAGCAG